Proteins found in one Brachypodium distachyon strain Bd21 chromosome 5, Brachypodium_distachyon_v3.0, whole genome shotgun sequence genomic segment:
- the LOC100841801 gene encoding sm-like protein LSM7 has translation MAGRKETALDLAKFVDKGVQVKLTGGRQVTGTLKGYDQLLNLVLDEAVESEREQDDPLKLSTKTRQLGLIVCRGTAVMLVSPTDGTDEIANPFLAADGTS, from the exons ATG GCGGGGCGCAAGGAGACTGCACTCGACCTAGCCAAGTTCGTCGACAAGGGCGTCCAGGTgaagctcaccggcggccGGCAAG TCACAGGAACTTTAAAGGGCTATGACCAATTGCTGAACTTAGTGCTGGATGAAGCAGTTGAGTCTGAAAGAG AGCAAGATGACCCACTGAAACTATCAACTAAGACCAGACAGCTTGGTCTCATT GTCTGTAGAGGCACAGCAGTCATGCTGGTGTCACCAACTGATGGAACTGATGAGATTGCAAACCCCTTTCTCGCAGCCGACGGGACATCATAA
- the LOC100839664 gene encoding double-strand break repair protein MRE11: MEHDLDMLRILVATDCHLGYMEKDEIRRFDSFEAFEEICSLAEQNKVDFVLLGGDLFHENKPSRSTLVKTIEILRRFCLNDQPVKFQVVSDQTINFPNRFGQVNYEDPNFNVGLPVFTIHGNHDDPAGVDNLSAIDILSACNLVNYFGKMDLGGSGVGQIAVHPVLVKKGTTTVALYGLGNIRDERLNRMFQTPHSVQWMRPETQDGMSVSDWFNILVLHQNRIKTNPKSAINEHFLPRFLDFVVWGHEHECLIDPQEVPGMGFHITQPGSSVATSLIDGEAKPKHVLLLEIKGNQYRPNKIPLRSVRPFEYAEVVLKDEADVDPNDQDSVLEHLDKIVRNLIEKSSQPTASRPVPKLPLIRIKVDYSGFSTINPQRFGQKYVGKVANPQDILIFSKAAKKRQTTGGENVDDSEKLRPEELNQQTIEALVAENNLKMEILPVDDLDIALHDFVSKDDKTAFYACLQRNLDETRKKLNSEAEKFKIEEEDIIVKVGECMQERVKEISLRSKGDTRFTSGSQNLDTGGKSVTAQSSLNTFSDDEDTREMLLGTRSTNVGRKTSGFTRPSKDATGDAKAGGSRRGRGRGTSSLKQTTLSFSQSRASAAIRSEDVDSSSNEEAEIEANEVADSEPEDSFQQSGRKRPAPRGRGRARGTTTAKRGRKTDIASIQSMVMSKDDESDEDDTPKKPPPRVTRNYGAIRRR; this comes from the exons AT GGAACACGATCTCGACATGCTCCGAATACTTGTGGCCACCGATTGCCATCTAGGCTACATGGAGAAGGACGAGATACGAAGGTTTGATTCGTTTGAGGCTTTTGAGGAGATATGCTCATTAGCGGAGCAGAATAAG GTAGACTTTGTGCTTCTTGGCGGTGACCTATTCCATGAGAACAAGCCTTCGCGATCAACCTTGGTGAAGACTATTGAGATTCTACGCCGCTTCTGCTTAAATGACCAGCCAGTGAAGTTCCAGGTTGTCAGTGATCAGACAATCAACTTCCCAAACAG ATTTGGCCAAGTAAACTATGAAGACCCCAATTTTAATGTTGGCTTGCCTGTGTTCACTATCCATGGAAATCATGATGATCCTGCTGGGGTG GATAACCTCTCTGCTATTGATATCCTTTCGGCCTGCAACCTTGTAAATTATTTCGGGAAGATGGACCTTGGTGGCTCTGGTGTTGGTCAAATAGCAGTTCATCCAGTACTCGTAAAAAAG GGTACTACTACAGTTGCACTATATGGTCTTGGGAACATTAGAGATGAACGACTGAACAGAATGTTTCAG ACACCTCATTCAGTACAGTGGATGCGACCTGAAACTCAAGATGGTATGTCAGTATCCGACTGGTTCAATATCCTGGTTCTTCATCAGAACAG GATAAAGACAAACCCAAAAAGTGCTATCAATGAGCATTTCTTACCACGGTTTCTGGATTTCGTGGTATGGGGCCATGAGCATGAATGTCTTATTGACCCTCAG GAGGTCCCTGGGATGGGTTTTCACATCACTCAGCCAGGCTCATCAGTTGCCACCTCCCTGATTGATGGtgaagcaaaaccaaagcatGTTCTTTTGTTAGAAATCAAG GGAAACCAGTATAGGCCAAACAAAATACCTTTGAGGTCTGTTAGACCTTTTGAGTATGCTGAG GTTGTGTTGAAAGATGAAGCAGATGTTGACCCTAACGACCAGGACTCTGTTCTTGAACATTTGGATAAAATT GTAAGAAATCTGATTGAGAAGAGTAGTCAACCAACAGCCAGTAGACCAGTGCCCAAACTTCCATTAATTCGAATCAAG GTAGATTACTCTGGGTTTTCAACAATAAACCCGCAACGATTTGGCCAGAAGTATGTTGGCAAG GTTGCAAACCCCCAAGATATTCTCATTTTCTCAAAAGCAGCAAAGAAGCGCCAGACTACAGGAGGag AAAATGTTGATGACTCTGAGAAACTGCGCCCTGAGGAACTAAACCAACAAACTATTGAAGCATTGGTTGCCGAAAATAACTTG AAAATGGAGATTCTTCCAGTTGATGACTTGGATATTGCATTGCATGACTTTGTCAGCAAGGATGACAAGACGGCATTCTATGCCTGTTTGCAGAGAAATCTTGACGAAACCAGA AAGAAACTGAATTCTGAAGCAGAGAAATTTAaaatcgaggaagaagatatAATAGTCAAAGTTGGCGAGTGCATGCAG GAACGCGTAAAGGAAATATCCCTCCGCTCCAAGGGTGACACGCGGTTCACATCAGGCTCTCAAAATTTG GATACTGGAGGCAAATCTGTAACAGCTCAAAGTAGCCTCAACACTTTTAGTGATGACGAGGACACCAGGGAGATGCTTCTTGGTACCAGATCAACTAACGTTGGAAGGAAAACATCTGGATTTACTAGACCATCTAAAGATGCTACTGGTGATGCTAAAGCTGGAGGGTCCAGAAGAGGCAGGGGAAGAGGCACCAGCTCTTTGAAGCAGACCACTCTTAGTTTCAGCCAATCAAG GGCATCTGCTGCTATCCGCAGTGAGGATGTGGACTCATCCTCAAACGAGGAAGCGGAGATTGAAGCAAACGAAGTTGCTGATTCA GAACCGGAGGATAGTTTCCAACAAAGTGGACGGAAAAGACCAGCTCCTAGAGGTAGAGGTAGGGCTCGAGGCACTACAACAGcaaaaagggggagaaaaACAGATATTGCTTCCATCCAAAGCATGGTGATGAGCAAAGATGATGAAAGTGATGAAGATGACACGCCTAAGAAACCTCCTCCTCGG GTCACCAGGAACTATGGAGCCATCAGGAGGAGATAA
- the LOC100821061 gene encoding LOW QUALITY PROTEIN: heterogeneous nuclear ribonucleoprotein U-like protein 1 (The sequence of the model RefSeq protein was modified relative to this genomic sequence to represent the inferred CDS: inserted 1 base in 1 codon), whose protein sequence is MQFFFDRCDFDSSEKGLGLVDAPVRPMQWESAIFPHVLLKNVIVEMQFSKEDGLEPVDGYEPWSSAFADGNAVSGPMFVEQGECEVRMMVGLPASGKSTWAEQWVKEHPEKRFVLLGTNLALDQMKVPGLLRKHNYGERFDRLRDHATAIFNKLLDRAAKVPRNYIIDQTNVYRSARIRKLRPFANYRKIAVVMFPLPSELNSRAAKRFKEMGKDVPAEAVDQMTANFVLPLSKHMPDTKEPFDEVIFVELSRDDAQRNLDEMKHLLPRVSTPSYDNFNNQMVSSTYTGIVSLGIPAARSSLTGFQPPMDNPYGTGVQAPAAXTGNQSFQSTAEKQHLIEPNYLNGPYQNQIHTIYPNPSYTNSTDQHQIPPSHPSTTDQHQIYGSYPAILFPGYVHGSTYVPHESPYNPNPSNTNLHQRVEAPMAYTNFYQTLGPSGYGPAASTERPIHAQPLPQAMYGSSGNYGPYEQQSIDGHNTSLQYGQVFMPCPYGTPPPPVPGRPPCAPLPPYNINPPPST, encoded by the exons ATGCAG tttttttttgatagGTGTGATTTTGATTCAAGTGAGAAGGGTCTTGGTTTGGTTGATGCTCCTGTGAGGCCAATGCAATGGGAATCGGCAATATTTCCACATGTTCTGCTGAAGAATGTTATTGTTGAGATGCAGTTTAGCAAGGAGGACGGGCTGGAACCGGTTGATGGTTATGAGCCGTGGAGCTCAGCTTTTGCAGATGGGAATGCGGTGTCTGGCCCCATGTTTGTAGAACAGGGAGAATGTGAGGTTAGGATGATGGTTGGTCTCCCAGCGTCAGGGAAGTCTACTTGGGCAGAGCAGTGGGTCAAGGAACATCCGGAGAAGCGCTTCGTCCTTCTTGGAACCAACCTTGCATTGGACCAAATGAAG GTGCCAGGATTGCTGCGTAAGCACAATTATGGCGAGCGTTTTGATCGTTTGAGGGATCATGCTACAGCGATTTTCAACAAATTGCTGGACAGAGCTGCAAAGGTCCCTCGAAATTACATCATTGACCAAACAAACGTGTACAGAAGTGCTCGTATTCGCAAGTTGAGACCATTTGCAAACTACCGCAAA ATTGCTGTGGTCATGTTCCCATTGCCAAGTGAACTCAACTCCAGGGCAGCAAAACGTTTCAAGGAGATGGGCAAGGATGTACCAGCTGAAGCAGTTGATCAGATGACAG CCAATTTTGTCTTGCCACTGTCAAAGCACATGCCTGATACGAAGGAGCCTTTCGATGAG GTAATTTTTGTGGAGCTTTCCAGGGATGATGCCCAGAGAAACCTAGATGAGATGAAACATTTGCTCCCAAGAGTCTCGACTCCCAGTTATGACAATTTTAATAACCAAATG GTTAGCTCGACATATACCGGGATTGTTTCTCTGGGCATTCCTGCGGCAAGATCATCTCTGACAGGCTTTCAACCACCAATGGATAACCCATATGGAACAGGTGTGCAAGCTCCGGCTG TCACCGGGAATCAAAGTTTCCAGAGTACAGCAGAGAAACAACATTTAATCGAGCCAAACTACTTGAATGGCCCATATCAGAATCAAATCCATACGATCTACCCAAATCCTAGCTATACAAATAGCACAGACCAACATCAAATCCCCCCAAGCCACCCAAGTACCACAGACCAACATCAAATCTATGGAAGCTACCCAGCTATCCTGTTTCCTGGATATGTGCACGGTAGTACATATGTACCCCATGAAAGCCCATACAATCCTAATCCTAGCAATACAAATTTGCACCAAAGAGTTGAAGCTCCCATGGCTTACACGAACTTCTACCAGACTCTTGGACCATCTGGCTATGGACCTGCAGCTTCGACTGAAAGGCCAATCCATGCCCAACCATTACCTCAAGCAATGTACGGTTCTTCTGGCAATTACGGACCCTATGAACAACAGTCAATTG ATGGGCACAACACAAGCTTGCAGTATGGTCAAGTTTTCATGCCGTGTCCTTACGGAACTCCTCCCCCTCCAGTTCCTGGGCGGCCTCCTTGCGCACCTCTTCCTCCATACAACATTAATCCACCGCCAAGCACTTAG
- the LOC100821359 gene encoding probable galacturonosyltransferase 10: MVRPAGLLDPTRRRPFLDQRRPSSFKRRWQQRPLWARLALSLVLALACVLLLLGLAGSPDPSSPLSTVSSRSATTVSSPLLRQRSYLEGITDTHNMTDEMLSAHSFSRQLMDQISLAKTYIVAAKEASNLQFVAELSALVRREQSILAQAAAHGSMVVKEDAEKAIRDMSVLFFQAQQFRYDSAVTIMKLKGQIQSLEEKSKAEADKSTKYGQIAAEELPKGLYCLGIRLTMEWFKSTELQRKFSDRSPAVQSNLRDNSLYHYCVFSDNIIAVSVVVNSTTLNSKHPEKIVFHLVTDEVNYAPMNAWFAMNDYRGAIVEIQKVEDFTWLNASYVPVLKQLQDAATQNFYFSGSGNRGTPIKFRNPKYLSMLNHLRFYIPEIYPELRKVVFLDDDIVVQKDLSDLFTINLNGNVMGAVETCMETFHRFHKYLNHSHPLIRAHFDPDACGWAFGMNVLDLVEWRNKNVTGIYHYWQERNADHTLWKLGSLPPGLLAFYGLVEALDPKWHVLGLGYTTVDPATIKEGAVLHYNGNMKPWLKIGMEKYKGFWDNYVDYSRPLLQQCFMR; encoded by the exons ATGGTGCGACCGGCGGGCCTCCTCGACCCGACGAGGCGGCGCCCGTTCCTCGACCAGCGGCGGCCGTCGTCCTTCaagcggcggtggcagcagcgGCCGCTGTGGGCCCGCCTCGCGCTGTCGCTCGTCCTGGCCCTCGCctgcgtcctcctcctcctcggcctcgccggcTCCCCCGACCCGTCCTCCCCGCTCTCCACCGTGTCCTCCCGATCCGCCACCACAGtctcctcccctctcctccgtCAG AGATCTTACCTCGAGGGCATCACGGATACACACAACATGACAGATGAAATGCTGAGTGCCCACTCGTTTTCCCGTCAGCTTATGGACCAGATTTCTCTTGCAAAGACTTACATTGTGGCCGCGAAAGAAGCCAGCAACCTGCAGTTTGTGGCTGAGCTTAGTGCGCTTGTACGGCGGGAGCAGAGCATCCTCGCGCAAGCTGCAGCTCATGGTAGCATGGTAGTGAAGGAGGACGCAGAGAAGGCAATTAGGGACATGTCTGTGTTGTTCTTCCAGGCTCAACAGTTCCGGTATGACAGTGCGGTCACCATCATGAAGTTGAAGGGTCAGATTCAGTCCCTAGAGGAGAAGTCAAAAGCTGAGGCGGACAAGAGCACAAAGTATGGGCAGATTGCTGCTGAGGAGCTCCCAAAGGGACTTTATTGCCTTGGTATCCGGTTAACCATGGAATGGTTCAAGAGTACTGAGCTTCAGAGGAAGTTCTCAGATAGGAGCCCAGCAGTGCAGAGTAATCTAAGGGACAACAGCCTATATCATTATTGTGTTTTCTCGGACAATATTATTGCTGTCTCTGTTGTCGTCAATTCTACAACTCTGAACTCAAAGCATCCTGAAAAGATTGTCTTCCATTTAGTGACAGATGAAGTGAACTATGCTCCAATGAACGCGTGGTTTGCCATGAATGATTACAGAGGGGCCATTGTGGAGATACAAAAGGTGGAGGATTTCACCTGGCTCAATGCCTCCTATGTTCCTGTTCTTAAACAGCTCCAGGATGCTGCTACACAGAATTTCTACTTCTCCGGCAGTGGTAATCGTGGAACACCAATCAAATTCAGGAATCCGAAGTACTTATCAATGCTCAACCACCTGAGGTTTTACATCCCAGAAATCTATCCTGAACTGCGTAAGGTGGTATTTCTAGATGATGACATTGTTGTTCAGAAGGACTTATCAGATTTGTTTACTATCAACCTCAACGGCAACGTTATGGGGGCAGTGGAGACTTGCATGGAAACATTCCACAGGTTCCACAAGTATCTTAATCATTCTCATCCCCTAATCCGTGCTCATTTTGATCCTGATGCTTGTGGCTGGGCATTTGGTATGAATGTGCTCGATCTTGTTGAATGGAGGAACAAGAATGTGACAGGTATATATCATTATTGGCAGGAGCGCAATGCTGATCATACCCTATGGAAGCTTGGGTCTTTACCACCTGGGCTTCTTGCCTTTTATGGCTTGGTTGAAGCATTGGACCCAAAATGGCATGTCTTGGGGCTGGGGTACACAACTGTGGATCCTGCTACCATTAAGGAAGGTGCTGTATTGCATTACAATGGAAATATGAAGCCATGGCTGAAAATTGGGATGGAGAAGTACAAGGGCTTCTGGGACAACTATGTGGACTATTCACGTCCGCTGCTTCAACAGTGCTTCATGCGCTGA
- the LOC100841495 gene encoding nucleolar and coiled-body phosphoprotein 1: MYAGKHRSRSYTMSNKKRLPYLLLLLLAIGAAMLSVGILHKMKERRVFSILLQEREQQLISLQVLLEKEKEISKEMRRKVDELEAKTSILSIERTELKNKVMNSETTTTYLTNTQKELEAALVEKESHINQMKEIAAASGPDQMAAIKELLQQKEAELEEIKTKFQDYKKPDTEVRDNIVLSPSNENTISDTVAVKDSASSDTTTPAPTEELHSDNTSTTSKSNQQDDRTLTGTNKEEVTPDTMIQEEKVISSDSIPATAEEVHSYSTTALESNHQDEKIVAGTNNEDVTPDTVMLKEKENSGVSVPAPAEELQSHNTITSASNHQEDSSSEEQFIKFTTNFEDDGAQQKTGGGSQNPDDTSEGNHSETSELHQSAGSQEVSKEEIDGKRQLEDSQGDATYRSRESKLLEKEEDKEDVRETEKEINPDSGLKTSKDSLSEANQEIVQAVEPVARPADVNPSVSTNNDDTKETTKRHRRRRSRSKRRKRTDVAANNLDGDATANP; the protein is encoded by the exons ATGTATGCAGGTAAGCACAGATCAAGAAGCTACACAATGAGCAACAAAAAGAGGCTCCCCTacttgctgctgttgctgttggcCATCGGCGCTGCCATGCTGAGCGTTGGCATCCTGCACAAGATGAAGGAGCGGCGCGTCTTCTCCATCCTCCTCCAGGAACGTGAACAGCAGCTCATTTCCCTCCAAGTCCTCCTGGAG aaagaaaaggaaattagTAAAGAGATGAGGAGAAAAGTGGATGAACTGGAAGCTAAAACGTCTATCCTGAGTATTGAGAGAACAGAACTGAAAAACAAGGTCATGAATTCAGAAACCACCACCACATATCTTACCAACACCCAGAAAGAATTGGAGGCAGCACTTGTGGAGAAAGAGAGTCATATCAACCAAATGAAAGAGATTGCAGCTGCTTCAGGCCCTGACCAGATGGCAGCTATAAAGGAACTCCTGCAACAAAAAGAGGCCGAGCTTGAAGAGATCAAGACCAAGTTCCAGGACTACAAGAAACCAGACACAGAAGTCAGGGACAACATTGTGTTAAGCCCAAGCAATGAAAATACAATTTCTGATACTGTAGCAGTTAAGGATTCTGCCAGCTCTGATACTACCACACCTGCTCCAACAGAAGAACTTCATTCTGACAACACCAGTACTACATCAAAGAGCAACCAACAAGATGATAGAACTTTAACGGGCACAAACAAGGAAGAGGTAACTCCTGACACTATGATACAAGAGGAAAAAGTCATCTCCAGTGATTCCATACCTGCTACAGCAGAAGAAGTGCATTCCTACAGCACCACTGCATTGGAGAGCAACCACCAAGATGAGAAAATTGTAGCGGGCACAAATAACGAAGATGTAACTCCTGACACCGTGATGctcaaggaaaaagaaaactccGGTGTTTCCGTACCTGCTCCAGCAGAAGAACTGCAGTCCCACAACACCATTACATCCGCGAGCAACCACCAAGAAgatagttcctcagaagaacAGTTTATCAAGTTCACAACTAATTTCGAAGATGATGGGGCACAACAGAAAACAGGTGGTGGCAGTCAAAATCCAGATGATACTTCAGAGGGAAATCACTCTGAGACATCTGAACTTCATCAATCGGCAGGCAGTCAAGAAGTCAGCAAAGAAGAAATAGATGGCAAGAGACAATTAGAAGACTCTCAAGGCGATGCCACCTACCGCAGCAGAGAGAGTAAGCTGCttgagaaggaagaagacaaagaagatgTTAGAGAGACAGAAAAGGAAATCAACCCTGACAGTGGGTTGAAGACCTCAAAAGATAGCTTGAGTGAAGCCAACCAAGAGATAGTGCAAGCTGTGGAACCTGTGGCACGTCCTGCAGATGTAAACCCCAGTGTGTCCACAAATAATGATGatacaaaagaaacaactaaGAGGcataggaggaggaggtccaGATCCaaaaggaggaagaggaccGATGTTGCTGCCAATAATCTTGATGGAGATGCCACAGCAAACCCATAA
- the LOC100840279 gene encoding uncharacterized protein LOC100840279, with amino-acid sequence MSTATATTLTSSHLARRPRATRAVRQRACAAVFHPEVSRAVEALQAEFREVDRALAINSSRVSAAFRAARVAPHHFGGSTGYGHDDGGGREVLDSVFAEVVGAEAAIVRPQFFSGTHAIACALFALLRPGHELLAVAGPPYDTLEEVIGIRGSANVGSLKDFGVTYREVPLAADGGLDWDALARAVRPETGCALIQRSCGYLWRKSLGVADIGRAIDLIKMQNPNCKVMVDNCYGEFVETSEPPMVGADLIAGSLIKNPGGTIAPCGGYVAGKKDLVAAAAARLSAPGLGVEFGSAPGHVMRALFQGLFLAPQMVGEAVKGGLLIAEVMSAKGYRVQPLPRVPRHDIVQAVELGNRERLMTFCEIVQQTCPVGSFVKPTAGETPGYASEVIFADGTFMDGSTSELSCDGPLREPYAVFCQGGTHWTQWALVLGEVLKVR; translated from the exons atgTCGACGGCTACAGCCACCACCTTGACCTCCTCCCACCTCGCGCGGCGGCCTCGCGCCACGAGAGCGGTGCGGCAGCGCGCGTGCGCGGCAGTGTTCCACCCGGAGGTGTCCcgcgcggtggaggcgctgcaggcgGAGTTCCGGGAGGTGGACCGCGCGCTCGCCATCAACTCCTCCCGCGTCTCCGCCGCcttccgcgccgcccgcgtcgccCCGCAC CATTTCGGTGGGTCGACGGGGTACGgccacgacgacggcggcggccgggaggTGCTCGACTCCGTCTTCGCCGAagtcgtcggcgccgaggcCGCCATCGTGCGCCCCCAG TTCTTCTCCGGCACGCACGCCATCGCCTGCGCTCTGTTCGCGCTCCTTCGGCCTGGACATGAG CTCTTGGCAGTGGCCGGGCCTCCGTACGACACATTGGAGGAGGTCATTGGGATCAGGGGTTCGGCCAACGTGGGATCACTCAAGGACTTTGGAGTGACCTACCGAGAAGTTCCT CTCGCGGCAGATGGTGGCCTTGACTGGGATGCTCTTGCACGTGCCGTCAGACCGGAGACTGGATGCGCGCTCATACAGAGGTCTTGCGGTTATTTGTGGCGCAAGAGCCTCGGTGTAGCTGATATTGGCAGAGCTATCGATTTGATCAAG ATGCAAAATCCAAACTGCAAGGTCATGGTGGACAACTGCTATGGGGAATTTGTTGAGACATCAGAGCCTCCAATGGTG GGAGCAGATTTGATTGCTGGTAGCTTGATAAAGAACCCCGGAGGAACCATTGCGCCTTGTGGAGGTTATGTTGCTGGGAAGAAAGATTTGGTTGCGGCAGCTGCTGCTCGCCTATCTGCACCTGGCCTTGGGGTGGAGTTTGGGTCGGCACCTGGCCATGTTATGCGAGCACTGTTTCAGGGCTTGTTTCTTGCACCACAGATGGTTGGTGAGGCAGTAAAA GGAGGTTTGCTAATTGCAGAGGTCATGTCAGCCAAGGGCTATAGAGTTCAACCACTTCCGAGGGTTCCACGCCACGATATTGTGCAG GCAGTAGAGCTCGGAAACAGGGAGAGACTGATGACATTCTGTGAAATTGTTCAACAAACTTGCCCAGTAGGATCGTTTGTTAAACCAACTGCTGGGGAAACTCCTGGCTATGCTTCAGAG GTCATTTTTGCTGATGGGACGTTCATGGATGGAAGCACAAGTGAGCTATCATGTGATGGTCCCTTAAGAGAACCATACGCTGTCTTCTGCCAG GGAGGAACACACTGGACACAGTGGGCACTTGTCCTAGGAGAAGTTCTGAAGGTCAGATAG
- the LOC100840586 gene encoding endonuclease 1, translating into MRSRWPMDSAAFLLAVVLVSAPVARSWSTEGHMLTCQIAQDLLEPAAADAVKNLLPEEAGGDLSALCVWPDQVRHWYKYKWSSPLHFIDTPDQACSFVYSRDCHDPSGAKDMCVAGAIANFTSQLMHYKHGSADRKYNLTEALLFLSHFMGDVHQPMHVGFTSDQGGNSVNLRWFKHKSNLHHVWDREIILTALAEHYGKDMDAFRKDLEHNISKGAWSDDISSWGDCQDLLSCPTKYATESISLACKWGYSSVHDGDTLSDDYFASRLPIVARRIAQGGVRLAMILNRVFGESNRDVLAWPNLAAATDEL; encoded by the exons ATGAGATCGAGGTGGCCAATGGACTCCGCGGCGTTCCTGCTGGCAGTGGTGCTCGTTtcggcgccggtggcgcggTCATGGAGCACAGAGGGCCACATGCTCACATGCCAGATCGCCCAG GATCTGCTGGAACCTGCTGCCGCGGACGCCGTGAAGAACCTTCTACCCGAGGAGGCAGGCGGCGACCTGTCGGCGCTCTGCGTCTGGCCTGACCAGGTCAGGCACTGGTACAAGTACAAGTGGAGCAGCCCGCTGCACTTCATCGACACCCCTGACCAGGCCTGCAGCTTCGTCTACTCGA GGGATTGCCATGACCCTAGCGGTGCCAAGGACATGTGCGTCGCCGGTGCCATCGCCAACTTCACGTCACAGCTTATGCACTACAAACACGGCAGTGCTGATCGCAAGT ATAACTTGACTGAAGCCCTGTTATTCTTGTCACACTTCATGGGAGATGTTCATCAG CCCATGCATGTGGGGTTCACAAGTGACCAAGGGGGGAATTCAGTGAACCTACGCTGGTTTAAGCACAAATCCAACCTTCATCAT GTATGGGACAGGGAGATCATACTCACAGCTCTCGCTGAACACTATGGCAAGGACATGGATGCATTCCGAAAGGACCTTGAGCACAACATCTCCAAA GGCGCATGGTCCGACGACATATCTTCATGGGGAGACTGCCAGGACCTCTTGTCTTGCCCAACCAA GTACGCTACTGAAAGCATAAGCTTGGCATGCAAATGGGGGTACAGCAGCGTCCATGATGGGGACACACTCTCTG ACGATTACTTCGCTTCCAGGCTCCCGATCGTGGCGCGACGGATCGCGCAGGGGGGAGTGAGGCTGGCCATGATCCTGAACCGGGTCTTTGGGGAGAGCAACCGCGACGTCCTTGCGTGGCCGAACTTGGCTGCTGCTACCGATGAACTGTAG
- the LOC106865552 gene encoding uncharacterized protein LOC106865552 encodes MEALRATTARLFELARAVHPRRAALKLLRQRVTLALVIANLDRAFCADLNKAVTEVCDAFSRDAGEAADLAARLDAMRRGGNGNGNGGVPAVASSPLLASIAGLSGDGLYRALMALQLPAAAPADVHLEAALAAKRLTLRDRLDSFIDILGAKIGDVPEPEACTRFLAFLDRHMSLDSYIEAHLNLAGAPPPAAS; translated from the coding sequence ATGGAGGCTCTGCGGGCGACCACCGCACGTCTCTTCGAGCTCGCCAGGGCCGTCCACCCGCGACGCGCAGCTCTGAAGCTCCTCAGGCAGCGAGTGACGCTCGCCCTGGTGATCGCCAATCTGGACCGCGCGTTCTGCGccgacctgaacaaggcgGTCACCGAGGTCTGCGACGCCTTcagccgcgacgccggcgaggcggccgACCTCGCGGCTCGCCTTGACGCCAtgcgccgcggcggcaacggcaacggcaatggcggcgTCCCTGCCGTGGCCTCCTCTCCGCTCCTGGCTTCCATTGCCGGCCTCTCCGGAGACGGCCTCTACCGTGCTCTGATGGCCCTGCAGCTCcccgcggccgcgccggcggaTGTCCACCTCGAGGCCGCTCTGGCCGCAAAGCGCTTAACCCTGCGCGACAGGCTGGACTCGTTCATCGACATCCTTGGAGCGAAGATCGGCGACGTGCCGGAGCCAGAGGCCTGCACCCGCTTCTTGGCCTTCCTGGACCGCCACATGAGCTTGGACAGCTACATTGAGGCGCACCTCAATCTCGCCGGCGCTCCACCACCTGCAGCTAGCTAA